From Trichoplusia ni isolate ovarian cell line Hi5 chromosome 20, tn1, whole genome shotgun sequence, a single genomic window includes:
- the LOC113503671 gene encoding RNA-binding protein lark isoform X1: MPGAGTFKIFVGNLSDKTTDADLRPLFEKYGTVVECDIVRNYGFVHMENEEVGREAIQFLNGEIVHGQAIKIEAAKSRKAPSTPTTKIFVGNLTDKTRAPEVRELFQKFGTVVECDIVRNYGFVHLDASGDVNEAIKELNGMMVDGQPMKVQLSTSRVRQRPGMGDPEQCYRCGRGGHWSKECPKALGPDRNGFRDRAFGRDPYPPPPPPPFLRDRMMGGFGDPYDGYYERARFESPRDLFERRYPVGASRGLEMGASRGGRGDFVSPPLRREPMPPMPSLPPMRSSMGSMRSSYDAMYSRRSPPQGPQMSRGMYEDFSRDTFDDRRPGMRGPSPSRRYAPY; the protein is encoded by the exons ATGCCGGGCGCCGGTACTTTCAAAATCTTCGTCGGGAATCTATCCGATAAAACGACGGACGCCGATCTTAGACCGCTATTCGAAAAGTACGGTACGGTCGTAGAATGCGATATCGTCAGAAATTACGGTTTCGTGCACATGGAAAACGAGGAAGTCGGCCGCGAAGCCATTCAGTTCTTAAACGGAGAGATAGTTCATGGCCAAGCAATCAAAATAGAAGCTGCCAAGAGCCGAAAGGCACCGTCTACGCCGACCACCAAAATATTCGTCGGTAACCTAACGGACAAGACGCGCGCGCCCGAAGTCCGCGAGCTGTTTCAGAAGTTCGGCACGGTCGTCGAATGCGATATCGTTCGTAATTATGGCTTCGTGCACTTGGACGCGTCGGGCGACGTCAACGAAGCTATCAAAGAGTTGAACGGTATGATGGTGGACGGACAGCCAATGAAGGTGCAGCTGTCAACGAGCCGCGTCCGTCAGCGCCCGGGCATGGGCGACCCCGAGCAGTGCTACCGCTGCGGTCGGGGCGGTCATTGGTCTAAGGAGTGCCCGAAGGCCCTAGGACCAGACCGAAACGGTTTCCGCGATCGAGCTTTCGGCCGCGACCCCTaccccccgccgccgccgccgccgttcCTTCGCGATCGCATGATGGGAGGATTTGGG GATCCATATGATGGGTACTACGAACGTGCGAGATTCGAGTCGCCACGGGACTTGTTCGAGCGCCGGTACCCTGTGGGAGCTTCGCGCGGGCTAGAGATGGGAGCCTCACGAGGTGGTCGGGGAGACTTCGTGTCTCCTCCACTGCGCCGTGAGCCGATGCCGCCGATGCCCAGTCTGCCACCCATGCGCAGCTCGATGGGATCCATGAGGTCGTCGTATGATGCTATGTACAGCCGACGAAGTCCCCCTCAAGGACCACAAATGTCCCGGGG AATGTATGAAGATTTTAGCAGAGACACATTTGATGACAGAAG GCCGGGCATGCGTGGACCATCGCCCTCCAGAAGATACGCGCCTTATTAG
- the LOC113503671 gene encoding RNA-binding protein lark isoform X2, which produces MPGAGTFKIFVGNLSDKTTDADLRPLFEKYGTVVECDIVRNYGFVHMENEEVGREAIQFLNGEIVHGQAIKIEAAKSRKAPSTPTTKIFVGNLTDKTRAPEVRELFQKFGTVVECDIVRNYGFVHLDASGDVNEAIKELNGMMVDGQPMKVQLSTSRVRQRPGMGDPEQCYRCGRGGHWSKECPKALGPDRNGFRDRAFGRDPYPPPPPPPFLRDRMMGGFGDPYDGYYERARFESPRDLFERRYPVGASRGLEMGASRGGRGDFVSPPLRREPMPPMPSLPPMRSSMGSMRMYEDFSRDTFDDRRPGMRGPSPSRRYAPY; this is translated from the exons ATGCCGGGCGCCGGTACTTTCAAAATCTTCGTCGGGAATCTATCCGATAAAACGACGGACGCCGATCTTAGACCGCTATTCGAAAAGTACGGTACGGTCGTAGAATGCGATATCGTCAGAAATTACGGTTTCGTGCACATGGAAAACGAGGAAGTCGGCCGCGAAGCCATTCAGTTCTTAAACGGAGAGATAGTTCATGGCCAAGCAATCAAAATAGAAGCTGCCAAGAGCCGAAAGGCACCGTCTACGCCGACCACCAAAATATTCGTCGGTAACCTAACGGACAAGACGCGCGCGCCCGAAGTCCGCGAGCTGTTTCAGAAGTTCGGCACGGTCGTCGAATGCGATATCGTTCGTAATTATGGCTTCGTGCACTTGGACGCGTCGGGCGACGTCAACGAAGCTATCAAAGAGTTGAACGGTATGATGGTGGACGGACAGCCAATGAAGGTGCAGCTGTCAACGAGCCGCGTCCGTCAGCGCCCGGGCATGGGCGACCCCGAGCAGTGCTACCGCTGCGGTCGGGGCGGTCATTGGTCTAAGGAGTGCCCGAAGGCCCTAGGACCAGACCGAAACGGTTTCCGCGATCGAGCTTTCGGCCGCGACCCCTaccccccgccgccgccgccgccgttcCTTCGCGATCGCATGATGGGAGGATTTGGG GATCCATATGATGGGTACTACGAACGTGCGAGATTCGAGTCGCCACGGGACTTGTTCGAGCGCCGGTACCCTGTGGGAGCTTCGCGCGGGCTAGAGATGGGAGCCTCACGAGGTGGTCGGGGAGACTTCGTGTCTCCTCCACTGCGCCGTGAGCCGATGCCGCCGATGCCCAGTCTGCCACCCATGCGCAGCTCGATGGGATCCATGAG AATGTATGAAGATTTTAGCAGAGACACATTTGATGACAGAAG GCCGGGCATGCGTGGACCATCGCCCTCCAGAAGATACGCGCCTTATTAG
- the LOC113503669 gene encoding bone morphogenetic protein receptor type-1B isoform X3 has protein sequence MRRSRGLVCECLGASACPDGAANGTCVTQPGSYCFVSVEEVLDDNGLVVLDRTAGCMPPDESGLMQCKSSQVPHQHPKVIECCNESDLCNRRLQPQLAEPPPDVTETPGLPPDVSSGSGSGLPLLVQRTVAKQIQMVESIGKGRYGEVWLARWRGERVAVKVFFTTEEASWFRETEIYQTVLMRHENILGFIAADIKGTGSWTQMLLITDYHENGSLHDYLQTVVLDNHSLMTMAYSIVSGLAHLHMDIFGTKGKPAIAHRDIKSKNILVKRNGQCAIADFGLAVRYVAERNEVDIAPNTRVGTRRYMAPEVLDEKLDVSNFEAFKMADMYSLGLVLWEMCRRCATGDKAQDVEPYALPYAGLVPPDPSFEHMHALVVRGGARPALAARWRAAAAPAALAALLPECWHADPRVRLTALRVKKTLARYHADTAVKML, from the exons ATGAGACGAA GCCGGGGCCTAGTGTGCGAGTGCCTGGGTGCCAGCGCGTGCCCTGACGGCGCGGCCAACGGCACCTGCGTCACGCAGCCCGGCAGCTACTGCTTCGTCTCCGTCGAGGAGGTGCTCGACGACAATGGGCTCGTCGTGCTCGACCGCACCGCCGGCTGCATGCCGCCCGACGAGTCGGGGCTCATGCAA TGCAAAAGCTCCCAAGTGCCTCACCAGCACCCTAAGGTGATAGAATGCTGCAACGAGAGCGACCTGTGCAACCGGCGGCTGCAGCCCCAGCTGGCCGAGCCGCCGCCCGACGTGACGGAGACGCCGGG gctgccgcCCGACGTGTCCTCGGGCTCCGGCTCCGGCCTGCCACTGCTGGTGCAGCGCACCGTGGCCAAGCAGATCCAGATGGTCGAGTCTATCGGCAAGGGTCGCTACGGCGAGGTCTGGCTCGCGCGCTGGCGCGGCGAGCGTGTTGCTGTCAAGGTTTTCTTCACTACCGAAGAGGCATCGTGGTTCCGTGAAACTGAAATCTATCAAACTGTACTTATGCGACACGAAAACATCTTGGGTTTCATCGCTGCCGACATCAAGGGAACCGGGTCCTGGACTCAGATGCTCTTAATTACGGATTACCATGAGAACGGCTCGCTCCATGACTACCTACAGACCGTGGTTCTCGACAATCACAGTTTGATGACCATGGCTTACTCCATAGTTAGCGGGTTAGCACACTTACACATGGATATTTTCGGAACGAAGGGCAAGCCGGCGATCGCGCATCGAGACATAAAGAGTAAGAACATACTAGTGAAGCGGAACGGGCAGTGCGCCATCGCGGACTTCGGGCTGGCGGTGCGGTACGTGGCGGAGCGGAACGAGGTGGACATCGCGCCCAACACGCGCGTGGGCACGCGCCGGTACATGGCGCCAGAGGTGCTGGACGAGAAGCTGGACGTGAGCAACTTCGAGGCCTTCAAGATGGCCGACATGTACTCGCTGGGGCTGGTGCTGTGGGAGATGTGTCGGCGCTGCGCCACGGGCGACAAGGCGCAGGACGTGGAGCCGTACGCGCTGCCGTACGCGGGGCTGGTGCCGCCCGACCCCAGCTTCGAGCACATGCACGCGCTGGtggtgcgcggcggcgcgcggccggcgctggcggcgcgctggcgggccgccgccgcgcccgccgcgctggccgcgctgctgcCCGAGTGCTGGCACGCCGACCCGCGCGTGCGGCTCACGGCGCTGCGCGTCAAGAAGACGCTGGCGCGCTACCACGCCGACACCGCCGTCAAGATGCTCTGA
- the LOC113503669 gene encoding bone morphogenetic protein receptor type-1B isoform X2 produces the protein MGRGLVCECLGASACPDGAANGTCVTQPGSYCFVSVEEVLDDNGLVVLDRTAGCMPPDESGLMQCKSSQVPHQHPKVIECCNESDLCNRRLQPQLAEPPPDVTETPGLHGGGGGAAALLVAAALCVALLAALAGFLLLCRRRRRAHKRPPSPPAPLPPDVSSGSGSGLPLLVQRTVAKQIQMVESIGKGRYGEVWLARWRGERVAVKVFFTTEEASWFRETEIYQTVLMRHENILGFIAADIKGTGSWTQMLLITDYHENGSLHDYLQTVVLDNHSLMTMAYSIVSGLAHLHMDIFGTKGKPAIAHRDIKSKNILVKRNGQCAIADFGLAVRYVAERNEVDIAPNTRVGTRRYMAPEVLDEKLDVSNFEAFKMADMYSLGLVLWEMCRRCATGDKAQDVEPYALPYAGLVPPDPSFEHMHALVVRGGARPALAARWRAAAAPAALAALLPECWHADPRVRLTALRVKKTLARYHADTAVKML, from the exons GCCGGGGCCTAGTGTGCGAGTGCCTGGGTGCCAGCGCGTGCCCTGACGGCGCGGCCAACGGCACCTGCGTCACGCAGCCCGGCAGCTACTGCTTCGTCTCCGTCGAGGAGGTGCTCGACGACAATGGGCTCGTCGTGCTCGACCGCACCGCCGGCTGCATGCCGCCCGACGAGTCGGGGCTCATGCAA TGCAAAAGCTCCCAAGTGCCTCACCAGCACCCTAAGGTGATAGAATGCTGCAACGAGAGCGACCTGTGCAACCGGCGGCTGCAGCCCCAGCTGGCCGAGCCGCCGCCCGACGTGACGGAGACGCCGGGGCtgcacggcggcggcggcggcgcggcggcgctgcTGGTGGCCGCGGCGCTGTGCGTGGCGCTGCTGGCGGCGCTGGCCGGCTTCCTGCTGCtgtgccgccgccgccgccgcgcgcacAAGCGCCCGCcctcgccgcccgcgccgctgccgcCCGACGTGTCCTCGGGCTCCGGCTCCGGCCTGCCACTGCTGGTGCAGCGCACCGTGGCCAAGCAGATCCAGATGGTCGAGTCTATCGGCAAGGGTCGCTACGGCGAGGTCTGGCTCGCGCGCTGGCGCGGCGAGCGTGTTGCTGTCAAGGTTTTCTTCACTACCGAAGAGGCATCGTGGTTCCGTGAAACTGAAATCTATCAAACTGTACTTATGCGACACGAAAACATCTTGGGTTTCATCGCTGCCGACATCAAGGGAACCGGGTCCTGGACTCAGATGCTCTTAATTACGGATTACCATGAGAACGGCTCGCTCCATGACTACCTACAGACCGTGGTTCTCGACAATCACAGTTTGATGACCATGGCTTACTCCATAGTTAGCGGGTTAGCACACTTACACATGGATATTTTCGGAACGAAGGGCAAGCCGGCGATCGCGCATCGAGACATAAAGAGTAAGAACATACTAGTGAAGCGGAACGGGCAGTGCGCCATCGCGGACTTCGGGCTGGCGGTGCGGTACGTGGCGGAGCGGAACGAGGTGGACATCGCGCCCAACACGCGCGTGGGCACGCGCCGGTACATGGCGCCAGAGGTGCTGGACGAGAAGCTGGACGTGAGCAACTTCGAGGCCTTCAAGATGGCCGACATGTACTCGCTGGGGCTGGTGCTGTGGGAGATGTGTCGGCGCTGCGCCACGGGCGACAAGGCGCAGGACGTGGAGCCGTACGCGCTGCCGTACGCGGGGCTGGTGCCGCCCGACCCCAGCTTCGAGCACATGCACGCGCTGGtggtgcgcggcggcgcgcggccggcgctggcggcgcgctggcgggccgccgccgcgcccgccgcgctggccgcgctgctgcCCGAGTGCTGGCACGCCGACCCGCGCGTGCGGCTCACGGCGCTGCGCGTCAAGAAGACGCTGGCGCGCTACCACGCCGACACCGCCGTCAAGATGCTCTGA
- the LOC113503669 gene encoding bone morphogenetic protein receptor type-1B isoform X1, translating into MRRSRGLVCECLGASACPDGAANGTCVTQPGSYCFVSVEEVLDDNGLVVLDRTAGCMPPDESGLMQCKSSQVPHQHPKVIECCNESDLCNRRLQPQLAEPPPDVTETPGLHGGGGGAAALLVAAALCVALLAALAGFLLLCRRRRRAHKRPPSPPAPLPPDVSSGSGSGLPLLVQRTVAKQIQMVESIGKGRYGEVWLARWRGERVAVKVFFTTEEASWFRETEIYQTVLMRHENILGFIAADIKGTGSWTQMLLITDYHENGSLHDYLQTVVLDNHSLMTMAYSIVSGLAHLHMDIFGTKGKPAIAHRDIKSKNILVKRNGQCAIADFGLAVRYVAERNEVDIAPNTRVGTRRYMAPEVLDEKLDVSNFEAFKMADMYSLGLVLWEMCRRCATGDKAQDVEPYALPYAGLVPPDPSFEHMHALVVRGGARPALAARWRAAAAPAALAALLPECWHADPRVRLTALRVKKTLARYHADTAVKML; encoded by the exons ATGAGACGAA GCCGGGGCCTAGTGTGCGAGTGCCTGGGTGCCAGCGCGTGCCCTGACGGCGCGGCCAACGGCACCTGCGTCACGCAGCCCGGCAGCTACTGCTTCGTCTCCGTCGAGGAGGTGCTCGACGACAATGGGCTCGTCGTGCTCGACCGCACCGCCGGCTGCATGCCGCCCGACGAGTCGGGGCTCATGCAA TGCAAAAGCTCCCAAGTGCCTCACCAGCACCCTAAGGTGATAGAATGCTGCAACGAGAGCGACCTGTGCAACCGGCGGCTGCAGCCCCAGCTGGCCGAGCCGCCGCCCGACGTGACGGAGACGCCGGGGCtgcacggcggcggcggcggcgcggcggcgctgcTGGTGGCCGCGGCGCTGTGCGTGGCGCTGCTGGCGGCGCTGGCCGGCTTCCTGCTGCtgtgccgccgccgccgccgcgcgcacAAGCGCCCGCcctcgccgcccgcgccgctgccgcCCGACGTGTCCTCGGGCTCCGGCTCCGGCCTGCCACTGCTGGTGCAGCGCACCGTGGCCAAGCAGATCCAGATGGTCGAGTCTATCGGCAAGGGTCGCTACGGCGAGGTCTGGCTCGCGCGCTGGCGCGGCGAGCGTGTTGCTGTCAAGGTTTTCTTCACTACCGAAGAGGCATCGTGGTTCCGTGAAACTGAAATCTATCAAACTGTACTTATGCGACACGAAAACATCTTGGGTTTCATCGCTGCCGACATCAAGGGAACCGGGTCCTGGACTCAGATGCTCTTAATTACGGATTACCATGAGAACGGCTCGCTCCATGACTACCTACAGACCGTGGTTCTCGACAATCACAGTTTGATGACCATGGCTTACTCCATAGTTAGCGGGTTAGCACACTTACACATGGATATTTTCGGAACGAAGGGCAAGCCGGCGATCGCGCATCGAGACATAAAGAGTAAGAACATACTAGTGAAGCGGAACGGGCAGTGCGCCATCGCGGACTTCGGGCTGGCGGTGCGGTACGTGGCGGAGCGGAACGAGGTGGACATCGCGCCCAACACGCGCGTGGGCACGCGCCGGTACATGGCGCCAGAGGTGCTGGACGAGAAGCTGGACGTGAGCAACTTCGAGGCCTTCAAGATGGCCGACATGTACTCGCTGGGGCTGGTGCTGTGGGAGATGTGTCGGCGCTGCGCCACGGGCGACAAGGCGCAGGACGTGGAGCCGTACGCGCTGCCGTACGCGGGGCTGGTGCCGCCCGACCCCAGCTTCGAGCACATGCACGCGCTGGtggtgcgcggcggcgcgcggccggcgctggcggcgcgctggcgggccgccgccgcgcccgccgcgctggccgcgctgctgcCCGAGTGCTGGCACGCCGACCCGCGCGTGCGGCTCACGGCGCTGCGCGTCAAGAAGACGCTGGCGCGCTACCACGCCGACACCGCCGTCAAGATGCTCTGA